Below is a genomic region from Brassica rapa cultivar Chiifu-401-42 chromosome A08, CAAS_Brap_v3.01, whole genome shotgun sequence.
TAGTATTAGTATATGTGTCTTGTGCAAATAGCAAATGTGTGTCGTATTGGATTTAACATTTAGAAGAGATTGGGAGGATTTGGAATCGATTCATACAAATGTTCCATCCTACAAAAATATTCAATTGTATATGTAGACATGGACAAAATGTATCAGATGTAACAGTTGACTGGTGATGGAAGTATAAGTGGTACGGTAAAGAGTTTGTTGGCTTGTAACATTAGGAAAACAAGCCTTGCCTCTTGTGGTTGGAAGATATTGTGGTTCAATAGTGATTGTACTTTTGAATTTTGATATTTAAAGACATCTTTCTTCGATATAAGACGTTGagtttttgtatattattggcAGCATATCATCACTAGTGTACGGAATGCTAAATTCTTGTTTTTATTGAAGATTGAAGAGCCTAGAAGATTATTGGCAGCATATCAATTCATCACTAGTGTACATTTTGTAGATTATTCTTTTCTATTGTAACAGTAAAATTATAATGAAAAAGACGGGGCTCATTAAATAAAGATCACCACGTAACAAAAGGTGGTCTAACTTGGAGGCTTGGACCATCTAAGCATCTACAAAAGTGGTGAACTTCATAATAACTACTacataaacaaacacaaactAATGTAAACTGTAATCATCTTTACAAAATTTCAAGAGAGGTTCTTCTTTAAAGACAACGAAGCAGAAGATATTCATGCGATTGCGGAAAATCATGACAATGATTTGAGAAAAAACACGCACTCTCTTTTTCAAGTCTCTTTGGCATATTAGTACCTTTTTGACATTTAATGCTGAGATTCTACCTGAATCCCTAGGACAAGTGATTCTCATATGCAAGAAAGAGAGTcgaaatcatttttattttcctaGAGATCTTTCTAAAACCAGAAGCAGAGACGAAAGAGAGATCCTTAAGCCTTGGAGCTTTGACAGAAGAATCATTTAACTTATATTTAACAAAACAATGAAgttgtaatttttatgataacaATGGCACTTGCTACATATATGCCTTGGATTGACTTCACCAAACTAATCAGAaatattcttataattaatcTTCTCTTAGGTGAGAGAACCTATTCTGAACTATCACTTTCTTTTCTCCCTATAGATATAAAACATGTCTTCACGAATGTAATCTTCTTCCCTCTCCACATGCTACACCTCAGTTCATGAATCACTGCTGCTGTAATCCTCTGATCCACTTTCATAATTATTTGCTGCTGCATTATTAGCAGGtgcatcatcatcttcagagCTCTCACTCATTTCTGCAACATCTTCTCTTTCAACCTGCTCAACCCCAACAACTTCCTCATCATCCTCCATTGCTTCATTTGGGTTACTATTCCAATCTAGTCCCCACTTGTTCCTCTGATCATAAACCACAAACTGAccctcatcatcatcctctgATTCAACTCCTACACTGTTGTCACTTTCATCATCCACTTGCATAGGCGTCATCACCTCCATCTCTCTAGGAGTTTCACTTGCCCAATCTTCATTAATGTCTCTGAATGTttgttcatcttcttcctcctcttcaacATCTTCGCTATTAGGCCTAACAATGTCAGCCATTCTGCTGACTAAGCGGTAATTGTCCTCATCGTTCCTCTCAGGTCTTTTTCTAACCGTCCTCTTTCCTCTTCCAGGGACTTGATGATGGTTCAACGCAACGCTCCCTAAGTTCCTATCCACTGAAACATCGCTCCTACCAGCCACAAATCTGTCTGGACTCTCTTGCACTTTCTTCCTCTTCACATTTCTGTTTGATACACGACCAAACCTTACTCGTCGTTTCTTACTTTTTTTACCCGAGTTTGAAACAATAACCTCATCTTGGTCTTCTTGCTCTTTGGCTCCTTTGCCTTTGGTAAGAGACTTTCCAGGGAAAATGCTCTGCATTAAAATTACTTCCAAATGAGTAACAAAGAAACAATCTTCACTAAATAATCTATAAGACTTACAATCTGCTCCTTGTCATCTTCTGATATTAGCTCAGGTTTCTCTGGCTTCACGTAAATAATGGATGCATCAAGGTCTAGAAGTCTCAAAGCAACCGCTGATATTGTCTTTGGTATCCATGGGAAAACGTCCACTGATCCTGAATCATCAGCAACTCCCGAGAGCTCCTTTGCCGATACAAAACTGGATGATAAAGACTCTTTCTTGATTGCACTCTCTAAGGAAATCAAGACCtgtaaaaaaaacagaaaggaATATAAGCtggttttaaaacaaatttatgtttaaatttagGGAAAAAGAAACACAAAGATGGTACTTACCTGCAAAAGCTCTTCAGGTGATGATGAAGCATTCAATCTAAACCCCCAATCTTTTCTTTTGTCCTCTGTCCAAAATGATTCAAGAGCTTCATCTGGTACACATGCCTGTCAATAAATGAAGTTGTCAAAAGTTAGTACCAAAGAAATGACTATAGAATAAAAGTTGACAAGAGTTAAATGAAGCGTTACCTCAAGAAAAACAAGTAGTGCTTTGAGCAACCTGGCTCCAAACGGAAGAGGAGATGCAGTCAAAGCTGAATCTAATATCTTTCTCTCTGAACTATCAAACATACTCAATCTCCGGTGACAAGAAGTGCAGTGTGTATACTCAGATAGATAAGAGGCAACACACACTTCACATGTTGCTAACAATTCACATCTCTTCTTCCCGTGTTTCCTAGCACAAGAAGGCAGCGAGCTGTACGTCTCGGTCCACATCCATCTCTGGAAATCATGGAACCGTTTCGATAAACTCTCCTTCTCCCTGTCGTTTCTCCCAAGCTCAACTCTTATAGAAGTTGAAGCTTCCATTGAATCCGAATTAGACCCAAAAATAGCACTGGATGGGCTCACAGAATCTGCAGGAGAATGATTCACAACACTCTTTGCCTTATAAGCATTTTCTTTGAATGATCCCTCAATCTTCAGTAACATTATGCGTAAATGGGATTCTCTAATCCCACGCATATCCAGTGACGCAACCAAAAAGTCAAAAGCCTACAAAACAAATTCAGACAAGACATGGTTAACACATCTATACAAGCAACATGTTGTTTAGCTGCCAAGGTTGTGTTAATATTACCTCTTCTGAATCAATGAGGCGCCACTTGCCATCGTGTAGCTCAACAAATATAAGCCCCGAGCAAGGATCAGTCTTAGATGCTGACGCAGCAAAATGCCAGTAACGGTTGCGGTGCCGGTCTTGTCCAAGCGGCAAAGATCGGTACGGATACACCTCTTCTGCTTTGTCGCctatatatgattttaactgTGACCGTGATCTCTTCGAAGAACAATTCTCTTGAGTGGCCTCCTGGTTAATAAAGCCTCTCTCAGATTTATGAAGATCATTTGAAACAGCTTCCATAGGCTTTGATTCATCCATACGTTGAGAAGGGTCTCTGCCAAGCTTAAGTACATCTCTCATGCAGCTGTTATCTAACTGTGCTTCTGCCCACATCTGCTTTTTAAGAGAGTTTGCTGCCTCCATACGATCCTCAAGACTAGCTCTGAGGGAGTTTCCTTCGTTGACAATGCCGACTAAAGCAACAAGGGCCTCAAGGCGCTCTTCAACACTTAGATGACAGTAATCCCCTTCTGTAAGACCTTGAATCCATGACTGGCCCTGGTTGCTATCTTCAACCACATCATTATTATCATCCACGGAGCTAACAGCTGAATCTTTACTATGGTATTGTGGAACAATGCTCTTAACATCAGAGAACATAGCATCTTCTCCCTTTCCAGACAAACCATTTGAGGCTCTTGCCGGAGTGGCTAGATCATCAACCTCAGGATCCTCATCAACATCACATTCAAAGTCTTCATCCCTTTCAAGATCATTCAAATCTTCTGGACCTGTCAATCCGTTTTCGAATGCCTTTATCTTCTTCCTAGCTTCAGCGAGTATTGCATCTCCATCCGCAGGGTCCTTCACGTAAGGAGCTCGTACACAGTAAGTACAAGGAGCTATTCTTTCGAAGAGCTTCACATCTCTTGTCAATGCAACTGAGATGGAAGCCTCTGGCGTCTTGCTTGTTGACAGGTCTCGAAGTCCAGATTTCTTCCATTagaaaccattaaaaaaaataagaaaatgaaatatttcaACTAAGTAACATATATTGATTATAGATGTATACCTGAATCTTGTCGGCAAGTTCTATTAGTGTTAGTCCCTTGCTTCCCTCCAGAGACAGAACATGTAAGGCTGCAAATTTGACAGTTCCAGGTGTCAACCGATGCCTCGACTTGCGTGGAGCCAGCAACCCTTTCTCCAGCATTGATGCAAAAGCACTTTCAGCTGCTGAACCACTGCGAATAGTAGAAATGTTATCTTCACAGCCTTTAGCCTGCACACACAAGTTAACCATATCAATgcctaaataaaaattaaaacctcTGACAACACACAAATGGGAATAAGTACCTCATCCTTGTGAGCAGTTTGTGTCACATGGGAACTTTTGTTCTTCAGCTTAGGCCCAAATCCACTGGAGAGTGCCAATTGGCGCAGTATCTCAGGCCATGTTAGTGGGTTCAAATGATTTTTCCAACTACGAATGTCAAAGCCCCATGCATAAGCCTGTAGAGGAAGGAATATTAGGAAAGATGAAGCCTCACTGAATCAACCTTAAAGGAGAAAAGGATATTAGCATACCCCTTCAACAATCTGGGGGTGTCCACCCTCAGGATTGGCTGTAGTATATTGGTTATTTCCAATTCCACTGTAAGGTGTTCTAGCAACATCTTCAATGTCTCGTATTATTGATCTCAGAAGAGTAATATGTATCTCCCCCAGCAATCTTGAGTCCTACAATAAGATTATACAttacatatattaaatatagAGCAATAACAATGGAATGAAATAAACAACTATAGAACACGAGAAAACAAGGGGATCTCAGATTGACTATTAAAGAGAGACTTACATAGTCATGAAAAGCCTGAATAAACTCGTCCAAGGTAAAAGGCCATAGGTCTAGAACATCtgaaaatgatattagaaatcTCCAAACCTGAAAAGCAACCACACTATTATAACTTTGAAGTGCAACAGAGTGCACAAAACGTGAAAACACAATCCAACTGATTCCAAATCGGTCTCATTGTTCTGATCCAAAGTTACTTTGATGGTACTAATTTCAAGATCATACCATTAGAAGGTTCCCAACATTTTCCTCGGAATCCTTCCATGGAGAAATTGTAAACGGCATTTTCAGTTGTAAAGCCTTTGGTGGAAATGCGCTCAGAGAATCTGTAAAAGTAGAAATAGCTATGATAAGTTGCAAGATCAAGAAAGAACTCATGTTCAATTTCATACCTCTATACAGTTCAAGGTTTTGCAACGTATCATGATCAAGCTGCAACACCGAGGGCAAGCCTTTGCTAGCAGCAGCCAAGTCCATCAGCTCTAGCTGCTCATCTTCGATTAGATCCATAGACTCTCTAGCAATTCTACGCGCAGTTGCCTTCTCAATGGCAATCTTGCGTCTTATAGCATCTCTCTCCCGGCGAATCTCAtctttttgcttctgtttctcCGCCTTTTAACATTCAAACACAAAGATGAGTCTAATTTCTAAAATACTAAGAAGTGTATAGTATTTTCAGTACTCACTCGTTCGTTTTCTCTCTGTAGAAACTTTTCTCTCCTTTCCATTTCACGTCGCTGCTCACGCTGTAACTTCTCCTCTTCTTTGATTCTTTCACGCATCAGCCTCTCTTCTTCTTTACGCCTCTCACGCTCATGCCTTTCCATCTCCTTTCTCATGCGTTCTTGATACTGAGGACACAAACCTCTCAACTCAACAACATGTGTTACAGTCTTACAGAGGATACCAATAAAAGATAATAAGATACCTTTTTCCTCTGAATTTCTAGTTTCTCTGGATCTTTTTGTCCacttcctcttccgactctgcCATCGTTTACCTGTGAatgtaaacaaataataataacattacAATAAAAACACACATCTTGGTTAAAAAAGGGAAGAAATAAAAGTTAGCACAGCTACCTTTCTCTCCAGCAGGAAGCTATCACCATGAGCTGATGGGACAATGGGGCTAGACATGTCTTGTTGAGAAGTAGAACCATTCAAAGATGCATTTCCATGGGTACCATAGGGCCTTGGTACAGGCCCATTCCCATGCATAAATGATGAACTCTTGGACCGTGAAGTTTCATAGTCCATACCACGCGCATGACTCTCAGAGTACCGCCCATTAATCTCAGGTGTGTAGGAAGACGGATCATCCAGTGATTGCTGCTCATGGAAAGAACGGGCAGCAGACTGTAGTCAACAAAAGCAAATAAGTTCagcaaaatagtaaaaataaaataaaaaaagaacatatATGGTTAGTCAGAAAACTAACTCTTGGAGGTCGGACATCATGTGGCTCATACATTTTGCTCTCATACAGATGACCTTGGTGCGTCTGCATTGCTACAATAGTTTgtccacaaaaaaaaaggttagagAATAAGAAAAAGCAGAGACCCACATGAGATAGAACAATCTAAGCAACGAGAGACCAATGTTACCACATAGAAAGGAAAAGCTTCGTACTTACAAGATAAACTGTCCACAAACAATACACGTAAACTGCAATACCATTATGATTTGGAAAATAGAGAGTAATGATGTACCTATAGGTGTTCCAAACGCACCAGGAGGCAACTGATCAAACTCCATTCCAAGAACCGGTCCGTCCTCTCTCAATGGCTCCCCTAACTGAGCCTCAACGCAAACAACAGCTCTACGAACCATCACAGACAACCGTGGTGGCTCGTACCCACCTTTCTCATATTCACCCAAGTCAGCTCCAGAGCTACCACTACCACTCTCAAAGTTTCTCCTTGACTCCGAATAAGGACTGCAGCCTGAGCCAGAACCCGAACCAGATCTATCATCAGCAGCCGGTAACTCGTTAACCGACGACAAAGCAGGAGTAGCAGCCGGTTGAACCGGTTTCTTGGCCTGGCCATCTTTCTTGTCCTTTAACCTCCTGTGGCAAAACCACATCTGTAACTGTCTATCTGACAAATCCAATTTCTCAGACAGCTCAGCCCTCGTCGCCTCCGAGGGATACGTTTCCTCTGtttgaaacaaaatcaaaatcaaattcaacaacaacaaacattaACAAAGatgaaataaaaatcaaacctGCATAAACTTCCTCCAGAGTCTGGAGTTGAAAGGGAGTTTTCATCTGACGCTTAGATTTGGAGGAGAGAGAGTCTTTGTTATTGAAAGTAtcaatctttttcttcttattcttgTTAACATCACCAACGTTAACGTTCTTGATCTGATCTTCTTCATCAGAACCCATCTCCATGGaacacaaagagagagagagagaagcagaAACACGGCCGCAAGAACAATCAGAGAGGATAAGAACaaacaacacaacacaacacaaacGAAAATTAGGGCTTTCCACAAAACATATAACCCTTATCTCTCCCCCTTTAGATTACTGACTTATTAACCCACGAAAAAAcgtaaaaaagagaaaataaaagaagaataaTATATGAGAATgaacaacaataataatagtaaaatcGATAAAGGAAAAACAACAGGGCTCTCGATTTCAACCTCCTTCATATCTTTTTCACTTGTTCTAATTTAAatcttttgtttcttattttttaaaaaaagaaataaagggaaaaaaaaaaggtcgaaaCTTGAGGGATGATTCTACAGCGGATCGCGTGCCCTATGTGTTTATGAAGCGATGCAATCTTTCCCTCACACTTTCCACCTTTTTCttaattatgatttttatttaatttattagtcTAGCGATTAATACAAGAAGATATACTCTTCAAGGCTTGGTCttgtctctttttttgtttgtctctCAGATCCGCACGGCAGGTTGCAAGacttttcttcttctgtttcttgTCGACCACGTGCGTACTAGATAGACATTTTTGCCGTTTGTTGTTTTAAAGTACACAATCCTTGCTGTCTTTGAAAGTATTATTCAATCACAAACCGGTTCAACCTACACTTCCTAAACCCGGTTATTTATGttgtttgaaaaaatatatatatttaaagaaaaaaataaaactatacatctaaaatttcaaattatcagTAAACaggaaattaaatttaaatattaataacattaattatgtatagtatattaattttaatatatatatatatatattacgttatttgatttttcattattttatctttttaatatctaattttttaataaaaaattatttaactgTGAAATTACgtgtatatatttatgtatgctCTCCACGTTTTAATCTGATAGATATTTTCTTAATGTGTTTTGAGAAATAATACAAAGAAAAAAgacaattaaattataaatttaatcaaagaATTAGCCAAAATTAAGTCAACATAAAATATACTACAATGGAAATTGTAAACATGTTTTCCCAAAGAGAAATTTTCTAGGATACCTTTTTAGTTTATCTTCATAAAAATAGTCTTCAATgaagaaaataaccaaaataagttttattaaagagtaaaaatacattttaccctatgattaactaatcaaaatttaagGGATGGGACTTTGGATTtagaatttcaaattttaaaatataataaataaaaaaataaaaatttcaaaataaaattggctattttgatcatttttttctaCGAGAgttattttgtgataaaaacttaaaaaaagttatttgcGAGAATTGTCTTTTCCCAAATCACATAGAGACGGTATCTTTGTAATGCATTGCCTTTTTTGGCTCAATGCTTTtcaatgtttttcttttgctttcccATTCAATGaaattatattatctttttgTTAGAACTGTTGCATGTATATAATAAATGTTAGCGACTAAATCTCTTGGAAATAATGGGATGACTTGTTGGTTGATGAAAATCCAGCATAAGTGTTCTAATCAGCACTTTGTCAAATATGATTTTGATGCATCTAAGCACATACAATCTCAATAAGGTAAAAAGTTtatttcttcttgttcttgacAGTTTATtctgattttttattattatatgctAATTCTAATGTTTTGCTCACTTGATTTTGTGAATCGACTGGCTCTGATAATATAAAAGCTTTTGTTGAGTCGACTATACAGAAGGTAGTGCTAATACACTTAACTGAGTGTGAGAAGTTGATACAAGATGCAGAAAATCGAATTCGTGATCTGCAATTTTTCATTCTCTGTCGAGATTAGTTTGATTCTCTAAGAAACTATATGATTTCCTTATGTTTTTCCACTGTTGCTGTGATTGTATTTGATCATTCCTCATTTGATGTGCGTTTACGatttacattttctttttgttagaaACATATGCTAGCAACTAAATCTCCTGGAAACAATGGGATGACTTGTTGGTTGATGATATGTACAAGAGAATATGATAACCTAAGGATTGTAcgtaagagaagaagaagcacGCAATGTAATTGATCCATATTCTTACAATGGGGCTAGACATGTCTTGCACGAGGTGGTTGCCGGATTGTGTGGTTGTTAGAACTGATGGCGCTAGAGAGTTCATCTACTAATGAGGGCAACCGAACCGATACTCCAAATGGATTCTCTATATATATgctataaagttttttttcttctgtataTGCTTAATTTAGACGGTAAAATTAATGAATATGCAAAAGTCAAACACAAGCCAATAAACACTTGTTCAACGCTAACAGACCACACTTGGCACTCGACCCGCTTATTTCTGCTTAGATATGTGTTCCAGACGACACTATCAACTATTTGGAAAGAGAGGAATGGGAGAAGGCATGAAGAACTCTCCAACACTCCTGCAACTCTGATCAAAAACGTGGACAAGGTTGTCCGAAACCACATCTCCAGTTTGCGTTCGATGGGAATTCGCAAGCACAACAAAGCCATGGAACCATGGTTTTCACTTatagataaaatttaatttattttttaatatcctTATGAAACACTCTAAATACTCAATTTATGTTACAGTCATTGTAAAAaagttttttcttgaataaatttaacattcattcaaaaaaaaaaaaattgttcaactTAGAAAGCTGTAGCTTTAAGCCTTTAACTTTACCATCAGCATCTCTTGGCTTATCCGCTAAAACTTGAAGCTCGATGTTGGTTGTTGCCAAGGCAGCCCATAGCTGAAGCAAAAGTAGCCCCAGCCCTGGCAAGTTGGCAGAATATAATTTTGCACGAAACGTTTCCTATGTTTTCGCATTGTTGGAATAATACGGACCTCAATGAACGGAAAAGATAAGTCTCAATACGGACATAACTTAAGAATCATTGAAGCATTGTTGGAGTAACATTGGAGAACATCAAGGTACACAATATATGTTCTCAGAAAAGATCACACGAAAAAGCCAAAAACATAAAGAGAATCACTGGAGAACGTTAATTAAGCACCTAAGACGGTGCTCtacaaaaaaacaaagtaaCATTGAGAACCGAAGGCGGTCGCTCTACAAAGAAAAGAGACTCTCGATGTGATTTGGGAAAACATCCATAGTGAGCGTGTGGCTGCTAGAAAGTCCACAACGGCGTCTAAACTCACCCATATTTCTTTCAAAAAACACTTCTCTAGTACTGCTTCTCCTCGgatctaaatataaaatataaaaggcTTCTTTGAAACGACATGG
It encodes:
- the LOC103835318 gene encoding homeobox-DDT domain protein RLT1 isoform X1; its protein translation is MEMGSDEEDQIKNVNVGDVNKNKKKKIDTFNNKDSLSSKSKRQMKTPFQLQTLEEVYAEETYPSEATRAELSEKLDLSDRQLQMWFCHRRLKDKKDGQAKKPVQPAATPALSSVNELPAADDRSGSGSGSGCSPYSESRRNFESGSGSSGADLGEYEKGGYEPPRLSVMVRRAVVCVEAQLGEPLREDGPVLGMEFDQLPPGAFGTPIAMQTHQGHLYESKMYEPHDVRPPRSAARSFHEQQSLDDPSSYTPEINGRYSESHARGMDYETSRSKSSSFMHGNGPVPRPYGTHGNASLNGSTSQQDMSSPIVPSAHGDSFLLERKVNDGRVGRGSGQKDPEKLEIQRKKYQERMRKEMERHERERRKEEERLMRERIKEEEKLQREQRREMERREKFLQRENERAEKQKQKDEIRRERDAIRRKIAIEKATARRIARESMDLIEDEQLELMDLAAASKGLPSVLQLDHDTLQNLELYRDSLSAFPPKALQLKMPFTISPWKDSEENVGNLLMVWRFLISFSDVLDLWPFTLDEFIQAFHDYDSRLLGEIHITLLRSIIRDIEDVARTPYSGIGNNQYTTANPEGGHPQIVEGAYAWGFDIRSWKNHLNPLTWPEILRQLALSSGFGPKLKNKSSHVTQTAHKDEAKGCEDNISTIRSGSAAESAFASMLEKGLLAPRKSRHRLTPGTVKFAALHVLSLEGSKGLTLIELADKIQKSGLRDLSTSKTPEASISVALTRDVKLFERIAPCTYCVRAPYVKDPADGDAILAEARKKIKAFENGLTGPEDLNDLERDEDFECDVDEDPEVDDLATPARASNGLSGKGEDAMFSDVKSIVPQYHSKDSAVSSVDDNNDVVEDSNQGQSWIQGLTEGDYCHLSVEERLEALVALVGIVNEGNSLRASLEDRMEAANSLKKQMWAEAQLDNSCMRDVLKLGRDPSQRMDESKPMEAVSNDLHKSERGFINQEATQENCSSKRSRSQLKSYIGDKAEEVYPYRSLPLGQDRHRNRYWHFAASASKTDPCSGLIFVELHDGKWRLIDSEEAFDFLVASLDMRGIRESHLRIMLLKIEGSFKENAYKAKSVVNHSPADSVSPSSAIFGSNSDSMEASTSIRVELGRNDREKESLSKRFHDFQRWMWTETYSSLPSCARKHGKKRCELLATCEVCVASYLSEYTHCTSCHRRLSMFDSSERKILDSALTASPLPFGARLLKALLVFLEACVPDEALESFWTEDKRKDWGFRLNASSSPEELLQVLISLESAIKKESLSSSFVSAKELSGVADDSGSVDVFPWIPKTISAVALRLLDLDASIIYVKPEKPELISEDDKEQISIFPGKSLTKGKGAKEQEDQDEVIVSNSGKKSKKRRVRFGRVSNRNVKRKKVQESPDRFVAGRSDVSVDRNLGSVALNHHQVPGRGKRTVRKRPERNDEDNYRLVSRMADIVRPNSEDVEEEEEDEQTFRDINEDWASETPREMEVMTPMQVDDESDNSVGVESEDDDEGQFVVYDQRNKWGLDWNSNPNEAMEDDEEVVGVEQVEREDVAEMSESSEDDDAPANNAAANNYESGSEDYSSSDS
- the LOC103835318 gene encoding homeobox-DDT domain protein RLT1 isoform X2, with protein sequence MEMGSDEEDQIKNVNVGDVNKNKKKKIDTFNNKDSLSSKSKRQMKTPFQLQTLEEVYAEETYPSEATRAELSEKLDLSDRQLQMWFCHRRLKDKKDGQAKKPVQPAATPALSSVNELPAADDRSGSGSGSGCSPYSESRRNFESGSGSSGADLGEYEKGGYEPPRLSVMVRRAVVCVEAQLGEPLREDGPVLGMEFDQLPPGAFGTPIAMQTHQGHLYESKMYEPHDVRPPRQSLDDPSSYTPEINGRYSESHARGMDYETSRSKSSSFMHGNGPVPRPYGTHGNASLNGSTSQQDMSSPIVPSAHGDSFLLERKVNDGRVGRGSGQKDPEKLEIQRKKYQERMRKEMERHERERRKEEERLMRERIKEEEKLQREQRREMERREKFLQRENERAEKQKQKDEIRRERDAIRRKIAIEKATARRIARESMDLIEDEQLELMDLAAASKGLPSVLQLDHDTLQNLELYRDSLSAFPPKALQLKMPFTISPWKDSEENVGNLLMVWRFLISFSDVLDLWPFTLDEFIQAFHDYDSRLLGEIHITLLRSIIRDIEDVARTPYSGIGNNQYTTANPEGGHPQIVEGAYAWGFDIRSWKNHLNPLTWPEILRQLALSSGFGPKLKNKSSHVTQTAHKDEAKGCEDNISTIRSGSAAESAFASMLEKGLLAPRKSRHRLTPGTVKFAALHVLSLEGSKGLTLIELADKIQKSGLRDLSTSKTPEASISVALTRDVKLFERIAPCTYCVRAPYVKDPADGDAILAEARKKIKAFENGLTGPEDLNDLERDEDFECDVDEDPEVDDLATPARASNGLSGKGEDAMFSDVKSIVPQYHSKDSAVSSVDDNNDVVEDSNQGQSWIQGLTEGDYCHLSVEERLEALVALVGIVNEGNSLRASLEDRMEAANSLKKQMWAEAQLDNSCMRDVLKLGRDPSQRMDESKPMEAVSNDLHKSERGFINQEATQENCSSKRSRSQLKSYIGDKAEEVYPYRSLPLGQDRHRNRYWHFAASASKTDPCSGLIFVELHDGKWRLIDSEEAFDFLVASLDMRGIRESHLRIMLLKIEGSFKENAYKAKSVVNHSPADSVSPSSAIFGSNSDSMEASTSIRVELGRNDREKESLSKRFHDFQRWMWTETYSSLPSCARKHGKKRCELLATCEVCVASYLSEYTHCTSCHRRLSMFDSSERKILDSALTASPLPFGARLLKALLVFLEACVPDEALESFWTEDKRKDWGFRLNASSSPEELLQVLISLESAIKKESLSSSFVSAKELSGVADDSGSVDVFPWIPKTISAVALRLLDLDASIIYVKPEKPELISEDDKEQISIFPGKSLTKGKGAKEQEDQDEVIVSNSGKKSKKRRVRFGRVSNRNVKRKKVQESPDRFVAGRSDVSVDRNLGSVALNHHQVPGRGKRTVRKRPERNDEDNYRLVSRMADIVRPNSEDVEEEEEDEQTFRDINEDWASETPREMEVMTPMQVDDESDNSVGVESEDDDEGQFVVYDQRNKWGLDWNSNPNEAMEDDEEVVGVEQVEREDVAEMSESSEDDDAPANNAAANNYESGSEDYSSSDS